From one Gracilibacillus salinarum genomic stretch:
- a CDS encoding Ger(x)C family spore germination protein, translated as MKKTIILLALFLLVGCWDRQELTDIGIVGAIAIDKADNNKEYILTLQFLRPAAQSTQTPTPDEPFLMVSVTGENLAQLMRKANRVIDRNGFYDHNKLVIISDKVAEEGLLPIVETFHRRKEIRSHAWLAITKEQEARSILENREHGISRVPANFLNGQFHTSNYYAISTTLLSFFKEALQAGTNPVVGSIFTEKDEKLGEKTVLEGGAVFKKDALIGFINEGETAVYNWIQADDEIKTRGAISIPLHNEDNAEYVTLLMNDSRSKIKPSLNNDRLESFDITIRHIVEISGDQLSYNFKSRKQYHEYLKKVEKKSEEFLTNQVHALIDKAQKDFQTDIFGFGETLYKTDPKVWNTVKDNWPDTFSNIPYEVNLTVDIKNTGLLQGSLEAKE; from the coding sequence TTGAAAAAAACTATCATATTATTAGCACTTTTCTTGTTAGTGGGATGTTGGGATCGACAAGAATTAACAGATATTGGAATTGTCGGTGCTATTGCTATTGATAAAGCTGATAATAATAAAGAATATATTCTTACCTTACAATTTTTACGACCTGCTGCACAGAGCACCCAAACCCCGACACCCGACGAGCCTTTTTTAATGGTCTCCGTAACTGGCGAAAATTTAGCACAGCTAATGCGAAAGGCTAATCGTGTCATTGACCGTAATGGTTTTTACGATCACAATAAATTAGTTATTATTAGTGACAAAGTAGCAGAAGAAGGATTACTTCCTATTGTCGAAACCTTTCATCGCAGAAAGGAAATTCGATCTCATGCCTGGCTTGCTATAACGAAAGAACAAGAAGCTAGATCGATACTAGAGAATAGAGAGCACGGTATTTCACGTGTTCCGGCAAATTTTCTAAACGGCCAGTTCCATACTTCTAATTATTATGCCATAAGTACCACGTTGCTTAGTTTTTTTAAGGAAGCACTTCAGGCAGGTACCAATCCTGTAGTTGGATCAATCTTTACGGAAAAAGATGAGAAGTTAGGGGAAAAGACAGTTCTTGAGGGTGGAGCGGTCTTTAAGAAAGATGCTTTAATAGGCTTTATCAATGAAGGAGAAACTGCAGTATATAATTGGATCCAAGCAGACGATGAAATTAAAACGAGAGGAGCCATTTCGATACCACTGCATAATGAAGATAATGCTGAATATGTTACATTACTGATGAATGATAGCCGTTCGAAAATCAAACCAAGTCTTAATAATGACCGTCTAGAATCCTTTGATATCACGATTCGTCACATTGTAGAGATATCAGGAGATCAATTATCCTACAACTTTAAAAGCAGAAAACAATACCATGAATATTTAAAAAAAGTGGAAAAAAAATCTGAGGAGTTTTTAACAAACCAAGTCCATGCTTTAATTGACAAAGCGCAAAAAGATTTCCAAACCGACATTTTTGGCTTTGGCGAAACACTATATAAAACAGACCCAAAAGTTTGGAATACAGTGAAGGATAACTGGCCAGATACGTTTTCAAACATTCCATATGAAGTAAATCTCACTGTGGATATAAAAAATACAGGTTTACTTCAAGGTTCATTGGAAGCAAAGGAATAA
- a CDS encoding spore germination protein, with protein MLNRVRQAFRQKRNDASNRNNQNKNGSPIKNKTNENKAELNKLLFNSIDIKYREFAIGDQNPIHCLICYTEGLVNKDDINSFILEPLLSASSSERIDQMTSDAIYPHIKNQILTSTSVTEVASLDNAISGILSGKTALFINGENAALLISTEGFAARKVEEPDTESTVRGSREGFNEVLNVNTSLIRRKINNPNLTFEEMTIGKQTQTKIRIGYISGIANPKVVEEVKKRLNEIDTDTILESGYIEQFIEDHPYSIFPTIGNSEKSDKVAGKILEGRVAIFCNGTPFVLTVPHLLIEVFQVPEDYYSRPFLVSVMRLFRLGAFFLTLITPAFFVAIATYHHEMVPAFLLVTMAAAEEKVPFPVFLEAIMMIVIFEILREAGVRMPRPIGSAISIVGALVIGEATVQAGLISAPMVIVVALTAITGFVVSAINDAIIIIRFFLLVLAGTLGFYGLLMGLLVVIGHLCSLRSFGSPFLAPFGPIFFSEWKDSFIRMPLRSLKFRPRTITWKRSKRQ; from the coding sequence ATGCTAAATAGAGTTCGCCAAGCTTTTCGTCAAAAAAGAAATGACGCTTCTAATAGAAATAATCAAAATAAAAATGGTTCTCCTATCAAAAACAAAACAAATGAGAATAAAGCAGAATTAAATAAACTGTTATTTAACAGTATAGATATTAAATACCGAGAGTTTGCTATCGGTGATCAGAACCCAATTCATTGTTTGATTTGTTATACAGAAGGGTTAGTTAATAAAGATGACATTAATTCTTTTATTTTAGAACCTTTATTGAGTGCCAGTTCATCAGAAAGAATAGATCAAATGACATCTGATGCGATCTATCCGCACATCAAAAATCAAATCCTAACCTCAACAAGCGTGACAGAAGTTGCGAGTCTCGACAATGCAATCAGTGGTATATTATCAGGAAAAACTGCCTTATTCATCAATGGAGAAAATGCTGCTCTACTAATTTCAACAGAAGGTTTTGCAGCAAGAAAAGTTGAAGAACCTGATACTGAATCAACAGTAAGGGGATCTAGAGAAGGATTTAATGAAGTATTAAATGTTAATACTTCATTAATCAGAAGAAAAATAAATAATCCTAATTTAACCTTTGAAGAAATGACAATAGGGAAACAAACGCAAACAAAGATCAGAATCGGATATATTTCAGGAATTGCTAATCCTAAGGTAGTAGAAGAAGTAAAAAAAAGATTAAACGAAATTGATACAGACACTATATTGGAATCTGGATATATCGAGCAATTTATTGAAGATCATCCATACTCTATTTTCCCCACAATTGGAAATAGTGAGAAATCAGATAAAGTTGCTGGAAAAATATTAGAAGGCCGAGTTGCAATATTTTGTAATGGAACACCTTTCGTTTTAACTGTTCCTCATTTACTGATTGAAGTATTTCAGGTTCCCGAAGACTATTATTCACGCCCTTTTCTAGTGTCGGTCATGCGTTTATTTAGACTTGGGGCATTTTTTTTAACCTTAATTACACCGGCATTCTTTGTTGCCATTGCCACCTACCATCATGAAATGGTACCTGCTTTTTTACTTGTAACAATGGCCGCTGCTGAGGAAAAGGTTCCATTCCCCGTCTTCTTAGAAGCGATTATGATGATTGTTATATTTGAAATATTAAGAGAAGCAGGGGTGCGAATGCCTCGGCCAATCGGTTCAGCTATCAGCATTGTCGGTGCATTGGTAATTGGCGAAGCGACGGTTCAGGCAGGACTTATAAGCGCCCCAATGGTTATTGTTGTAGCACTTACAGCTATCACCGGGTTTGTTGTTTCCGCTATAAACGATGCGATTATCATTATTAGATTCTTTCTACTTGTACTAGCAGGAACACTAGGTTTTTATGGTTTATTAATGGGACTCCTTGTGGTTATTGGTCATCTATGTTCATTACGTTCATTTGGTTCTCCTTTTTTGGCACCGTTTGGACCAATATTTTTCAGCGAATGGAAAGACTCCTTTATCAGGATGCCATTAAGGTCTTTAAAATTCAGACCTCGAACTATAACTTGGAAAAGGTCTAAACGACAATAA